The Plasmodium brasilianum strain Bolivian I chromosome 14, whole genome shotgun sequence genome contains a region encoding:
- a CDS encoding ubiquitin-activating enzyme E1 has product MQNRNPPLKKQRTFEAVNLNEMDSKRENCENQNMVDDMENNKIDADLYSRQLGTYGFELMNKLIKLNILIINVKSVGLECAKNLILSGPKSVCIYDNDICHISDVGVNFYIDEKDVEKKICRSDAVLKHLQELNNYVHTYNYKGPIEKDIIKNFDIVVCCDINNENILKYNNMIRSIENKKKIAFLCCNIYGLCGYIFVDFNKNFICYDRNGENEKSCNISKISNEIEAKISFDFEKSNPFENGDYVKFTNVEGMTEINNKIYKVKNVKKYTFTIGDTTKFSTYIKGGVCTQVKSQVKLNFQPYEYISKNPIFLDTCKKGNTNCLKEMNDEQHVMNSGSSTNGTNHEGYDASAIYEEMGLPTSFIISDYAKHDMSNHLHYAIQALKWYESNNNNMLPENYEEEAFEKIYKQAVKLNEQDKEAKKIFCVDKIRKDIVFKVARYSKSHLAPIASFFGGLLAQEVIKFTGKYMPIYQILYLDFFECISHPMEGETMEAETLGVGTASAGEEPKPDVNEIRRENCKNDNVISVFGKSFQNKLNELHVFLVGSGALGCEYAKLFSLLDMCSRTKDGKLTITDNDNIEVSNLNRQFLFRRENVGKSKSLVASEIIKNKNKNMNVHPLETKVAPENEHIFNEKFWTKQNIIVNALDNIQARQYVDNKCVWYSKPLFESGTLGTKGNVQVIIPFLTQSYNDSYDPPEDSIPLCTLKHFPYDIVHTIEYARDIFQGLFYNVPLSIQQFLNDKKKYIKKIQEEGNNASLLETLQSMISTMKDISRQCNFDLCIKKTVDLFHINFINQISQLLHSFPLDYKLSSGEYFWVGQKKPPQCIPFDVNNDLVKEFLLSTSNLYAQVYNISPCYDINYISHVASKIQVEPFQPKRVKVNIDEKNMNNISFTVLQDEKLIEDFCNELMNIDTTNIKATPIEFDKDEETSLHVNFIYAFANLRAINYKIDTCDKLKAKIVAGKIIPALATTTSIITGLVVIELLKYVNYYDAIQTYLTLSDEQKKKQKIDIISLFKNAFINSALPLFLFSEPMPPLKMTDKDYDELMKGPIRAIPNGFTSWDKIHISMKNGTIKNLIDYINEKYSIEVNLISVGNACLYNCYLPAHNKERLNKPIHEIYMQITKQELLDDKDYIIVEASCSDQDLVDVLIPSIKFIYK; this is encoded by the exons ATGCAAAACAGAAATCCTCCTTTG AAGAAGCAACGAACTTTCGAAGCTGTTAACCTAAACGAGATGGACagtaaaagagaaaattgtGAAAACCAAAATATGGTGGATGatatggaaaataataagataGATGCAGATTTATACTCAAGGCAATTAGGAACCTACGGATTTGAATTAATGAACAAGttaataaaactaaatattttaataataaacgTGAAGAGTGTAGGTTTAGAATGTGCAAAAAACTTGATATTATCTGGACCTAAgagtgtatgtatttatgatAATGATATATGTCATATAAGTGATGTGGGTgtgaatttttatattgatGAAAAAGATGTAGAGAAAAAAATCTGTCGAAGTGATGCAGTGTTGAAACATTTACAAGAactaaataattatgtacatacatataattacaaAGGACCGatagaaaaagatataataaaaaatttcgaTATTGTTGTTTGTTgtgatataaataatgaaaatattctAAAGTATAACAATATGATTAGAagtatagaaaataaaaagaaaatagctTTTTTATGTTGTAATATTTATGGCTTATGtggatatatttttgttgattttaataaaaatttcatatgtTATGACAGAAATggggaaaatgaaaaaagctgtaatataagcaaaataaGTAATGAAATTGAAGCtaaaatttcttttgattttgaaaaaagtaaTCCTTTTGAAAATGGcgattatgtaaaatttacaAACGTAGAAGGAATGactgaaataaataataaaatttataaagtGAAAAACGTTAAAAAGTATACCTTTACCATTGGTGATACAACAAAATTTAGCACATACATTAAAGGCGGGGTGTGCACACAGGTTAAAAGTCAGGTGAAGTTAAATTTTCAGCCGTATGagtatataagtaaaaaccCGATATTTTTGGACACCTGTAAAAAGGGGAATACCAACTgtttaaaagaaatgaacGATGAGCAGCACGTGATGAATAGTGGTTCTAGCACGAATGGTACTAATCATGAGGGGTATGATGCGTCCGCGATATATGAGGAGATGGGGTTACCGACTAGCTTCATTATATCCGATTATGCAAAACACGATATGAGTAACCATCTGCATTATGCCATTCAAGCGTTGAAGTGGTATGAAtctaataataacaatatgcTTCCAGAAAATTACGAGGAAGAAGCTTTTGAAAAAATCTACAAACAAGCAGTCAAACTAAATGAACAAGATAAAGAAgcgaaaaaaatattttgtgttgataaaataagaaaagatATTGTTTTTAAAGTAGCCAGGTACTCGAAATCTCATCTGGCTCCTATTGCTTCCTTTTTTGGGGGACTGCTAGCACAAgaagtaataaaatttactgGTAAATATATGCCAATATATCAGATTCTGTATTTGGATTTTTTCGAATGCATTTCCCATCCAATGGAAGGGGAAACGATGGAAGCAGAAACTTTGGGTGTAGGCACCGCATCTGCAGGGGAAGAACCGAAACCGGACGTAAACGAAATAAGAAGAGAAAACTGCAAGAACGATAACGTAATAAGCGTGTTTGGGAAATCATTCCAAAATAAACTAAACGAACTGCATGTGTTTTTAGTAGGCTCAGGGGCGCTAGGATGTGAGTATGCAAAGTTGTTTTCACTACTTGACATGTGTTCTCGTACAAAAGATGGAAAGCTAACAATTACGGATAACGACAACATTGAAGTGTCCAATTTGAATagacaatttttatttagaaGAGAAAATGTGGGTAAATCTAAATCGTTAGTTGCATCagaaattataaagaataagaataaaaacatGAATGTACATCCACTTGAAACCAAAGTAGCACCAgaaaatgaacatatatttaatgagaAATTTTGGactaaacaaaatataatagtgAATGCACTAGATAACATTCAAGCAAGACAGTATGTGGATAACAAATGTGTATGGTATTCTAAACCTTTGTTTGAATCTGGTACACTGGGTACAAAAGGAAATGTTCAGGTTATAATTCCCTTCCTTACTCAATCATATAATGATAGTTATGATCCACCAGAGGATTCGATTCCCTTATGTACATTGAAACATTTCCCATATGACATTGTTCATACAATTGAATATGCAAGAGATATATTCCAGGGGTTATTCTACAATGTACCTCTAAGTATACAACAATTTTTgaatgataaaaagaaatatattaaaaagatacAAGAGGAGGGGAATAATGCTTCACTACTAGAAACATTACAAAGTATGATCAGTACAATGAAGGATATTTCACGACAGTGTAATTTTGACTTGTGCATTAAAAAGACTGTCGAcctttttcatataaattttattaatcaGATAAGTCAACTATTACATTCTTTTCCACTTGACTATAAATTATCAAGTGGGGAATACTTCTGGGTTGGACAGAAGAAACCCCCACAATGTATACCTTTCGATGTAAATAACGATTTGGTTAAAGAGTTTTTGCTTAGCACATCAAACTTGTATGCACAAGTGTATAATATATCTCCTTGttatgatataaattatatcagTCACGTGGCAAGCAAAATTCAAGTAGAACCATTTCAACCAAAAAGAGTAAAGGTAAAcattgatgaaaaaaatatgaacaatataTCCTTTACAGTTTTACAAGATGAAAAACTTATTGAAGATTTTTGTAATGAGCTCATGAATATAGATACTACTAATATTAAAGCTACACCTATCGAATTTGATAAAGATGAAGAAACAAGTTTAcatgtaaattttatatatgcatttgcTAATTTAAGAGcaataaattacaaaattgaTACTTGTGATAAATTAAAGGCAAAAATTGTAGCAGGAAAAATTATTCCTGCATTAGCAACAACTACATCAATTATAACAGGTTTAGTTGtaatagaattattaaaatatgtaaattattatgatgCTATTCAGACATATCTTACCCTATCAGATGAACAGaagaagaaacaaaaaattgataTTATATCCTTATTCAAAAATGCCTTTATAAATTCTGCATTGCCTCTTTTCCTATTCTCGGAGCCTATGCCTCCCCTCAAAATGACAGATAAAGACTATGACGAGCTTATGAAGGGTCCTATCAGGGCAATACCGAATGGATTTACTTCCTGGGATAAAATACACATTTCGATGA AGAACGGAACCATCAAAAACCTTATAGATTACATAAACGAAAAGTACTCTATAGAAGTGAACCTAATCTCCGTCGGAAATGCTTGCCTCTATAACTGCTATCTACCTGCGCACAACAAGGAAAGGCTAAACAAACCCATTCACGAAATTTACATGCAAATAACAAAACAGGAACTGTTGGATGACAAAGATTACATTATTGTCGAGGCAAGCTGCAGTGACCAAGATCTCGTGGATGTGTTGATTCCTTCCatcaaatttatatacaagTGA